One part of the Humulus lupulus chromosome 9, drHumLupu1.1, whole genome shotgun sequence genome encodes these proteins:
- the LOC133799473 gene encoding uncharacterized mitochondrial protein AtMg00810-like, which produces MVTFRLLLAISTIKRWPMLQLYINNAFLNGDLHEEVYMTLPKGLIVPSSTCAGPLVCKLHKSIYGLKQSSRQWYRKLSDALIAEGFTQSQTDYTLFTRGHDQHFIALLVYVDDIIITSPNIQNLQHLQASLHKQFRLKALGTLKYFLSFEIARSTTGLFLSQRQYTLQLLEGTGYLGSKPSCTPMEPRLKLSAETGELLTDPTQYRRLIGRLLYLTLSRPDITYSVHCLSQFMLAPRTPHLQAIHHLLQYLKGTPGQGLLYSPTSSLHLRGFSDSDWASYPNTRRSTTGFCIFISDSLVSWRTKKQPTISQSSAEAEYRALAATASEITWLQYLLRDLHVLNNTLTFIYCDNSSAIHITNNPTFHERTKHIELDCHFIRDKIRDSSIRLIPISSHLQLADAFTKALPSTALNSHISKMTVHNIYSPS; this is translated from the coding sequence ATGGTCACATTCAGATTATTATTGGCTATCTCTACCATCAAACGATGGCCTATGCTTCAACTTTATATAAATAATGCATTCCTCAATGGCGATTTACATGAGGAAGTGTACATGACTCTTCCTAAAGGTCTTATTGTTCCTTCTTCTACATGTGCAGGACCTCTTGTTTGCAAATTGCACAAGTCCATCTACGGCCTCAAGCAATCCTCGCGCCAATGGTACAGAAAATTGTCAGATGCTCTCATTGCCGAAGgcttcacccaatctcaaactgATTATACACTCTTCACTCGTGGCCACGATCAACATTTCATCGCCCTTTtggtctatgttgatgatattatcaTCACTAGCCCAAATATTCAAAATCTCCAACACCTTCAAGCCTCACTTCACAAACAATTCAGGCTGAAAGCTCTTGGTACATTGAAATACTTTCTCAGCTTCGAAATTGCCCGTTCCACAACTGGTTTGTTTCTATCACAGCGACAGTACACTCTACAACTTCTTGAAGGTACTGGATACCTTGGAAGTAAGCCATCTTGCACACCAATGGAGCCAAGATTAAAACTCTCTGCTGAAACCGGTGAGCTTCTTACCGATCCTACACAATATCGGAGACTCATTGGTAGGCTTCTCTATTTGACTCTATCAAGGCCGGATATCACATACTCCGTTCATTGTCTAAGTCAATTTATGTTAGCCCCCCGAACTCCTCATCTTCAAGCTATTCATCACCTCCTTCAGTATCTCAAAGGAACTCCTGGCCAAGGACTTCTTTACTCACCTACTTCTTCTCTCCATCTTCGTGGGTTCTCCGATTCGGACTGGGCTTCCTATCCCAATACCAGACGTTCTACTACTGGTTTTTGCATCTTTATTagtgattccttagtttcttggCGCACTAAGAAACAACCAACTATCTCTCAAAGTTCGGCTGAAGCAGAGTATCGGGCTCTTGCAGCCACGGCCAGTGAAATAACATGGCTTCAATACTTACTTCGTGACCTTCATGTTCTTAATAATACCCTGACTTTCATCTACTGTGACAACTCCTCTGCTATTCACATCACTAACAACCCCACATTTCATGAGCGAACCAAACACATCGAGCTCGACTGCCATTTTATTAGAGACAAAATCAGAGATTCTTCGATTCGTCTCATTCCTATTAGTAGTCACTTACAGCTGGCAGATGCATTCACTAAGGCTCTTCCTTCCACAGCTCTAAATTCTCACATAAGCAAGATGACTGTACATAATATATACAGTCCATCTTAA